One part of the Humulus lupulus chromosome 9, drHumLupu1.1, whole genome shotgun sequence genome encodes these proteins:
- the LOC133801039 gene encoding dihydroceramide fatty acyl 2-hydroxylase FAH1-like, protein MVNKPFTVDLNKPLVFQVGHLGEAYDQWVHQPIVSKEGPRFFANDFCELFTKTAWWVIPLIWLPVVFWLVTVSLQMGLTFPQAAQKVVVGIFLWTLMEYSLHRFLFHIKTTSYWGNTFHYLLHGCHHKHPMDGLRLVFPPVAAAILCVPFWTIVRLSSSPSVAPALFGGILLGYVMYDVTHYYLHHGKPLTGMTQSLKRYHLRHHFKAQTVGFGITSPLWDMVFGTLPAKDAAGKIR, encoded by the exons ATGGTGAATAAACCTTTCACTGTGGATTTGAATAAGCCTCTAGTCTTTCAG GTTGGCCATCTTGGAGAAGCTTACGATCAATGGGTTCATCAGCCTATAGTGAGCAAGGAAGGCCCCAGATTTTTTGCGAATGACTTTTGCGAG CTCTTCACCAAAACAGCATggtgggtgattccacttattTGGCTGCCCGTTGTGTTCTGGCTTGTCACCGTGTCTCTTCAAATGGGCCTTACTTTTCCTCAAGCAGCTCAGAAAGTGGTTGTTGGAATTTTCCTTTGGACATTGATGGAGTATAGCTTGCACCGCTTTCTTTTCCACATAAAAACAACAAGCTATTG GGGAAACACTTTTCATTATCTTCTCCATGGTTGCCATCACAAGCACCCAATGGATGGGTTGCGACTTGTTTTCCCTCCTGTGGCAGCAGCCATTCTATGTGTGCCA TTTTGGACTATTGTTAGGCTTTCGTCATCACCATCAGTTGCACCGGCGTTGTTTGGAGGGATTTTGTTAGGATACGTAATGTATGATGTTACTCACTACTACTTGCATCATGGGAAGCCATTGACGGGAATGACTCAAAGTTTGAAG AGATATCACTTGAGACATCACTTTAAAGCTCAAACTGTGGGATTTGGGATCACTTCACCTTTATGGGACATGGTGTTTGGAACCCTTCCAGCAAAAGATGCAGCTGGGAAAATTAGATAA